A window of Lacibacter sediminis contains these coding sequences:
- a CDS encoding collagen-like protein, producing the protein MKRIVYSLSGFCLLLILISGCKGDTGPAGPAGPTGATGATGATGATGATGATGATGSANVIYSNWTNVTFSNTGPFWEGILNAPGITQTVMDRGVVNVYLKNPDGLVFQLNYVTSGGNYIHYFLTPGVITIRSNYNATYPYRYIIIPGAVSGGRFTSGPAVGYSIDQIKGMTYEQISNLFSIPSEGASDKK; encoded by the coding sequence ATGAAAAGAATTGTTTATTCTCTTTCTGGTTTTTGCTTGTTATTGATTCTTATTTCAGGTTGCAAAGGTGATACAGGGCCCGCCGGACCGGCCGGGCCGACTGGAGCAACCGGCGCAACAGGCGCAACTGGAGCAACCGGCGCAACAGGCGCAACTGGAGCAACCGGATCTGCAAATGTTATTTATTCAAACTGGACTAACGTTACTTTTTCTAATACAGGGCCTTTTTGGGAAGGTATATTGAATGCTCCCGGAATTACACAAACCGTGATGGACAGGGGCGTAGTAAATGTTTATCTTAAAAATCCAGATGGTTTAGTTTTTCAATTAAACTATGTAACATCGGGTGGTAACTATATTCATTACTTTTTAACACCCGGCGTAATTACGATTCGCTCAAATTATAACGCTACTTATCCATATCGTTACATTATTATTCCCGGAGCAGTATCTGGTGGTCGTTTTACCAGTGGTCCTGCAGTGGGTTATTCTATTGATCAAATCAAAGGAATGACTTACGAACAAATATCAAATCTGTTTAGTATCCCAAGCGAAGGCGCAAGCGATAAAAAATAG